A genomic window from Cloacibacillus evryensis DSM 19522 includes:
- a CDS encoding YfcC family protein has translation MENTSEKKTKLKALNPIVLLAIILVIAAIATYIVPAGVYERVMDPTTQREVVNPQSFKYIAQHPVGFFEFFMSITLGMQRAAYIIFFLFLVGGAFGVIEATGAMNACLASVVKRMDGRELVVIPVCMIIFGCGSAFAGNFEEYLVFVPLMIAVCVAMGFDSLTAIGVVFCAAASGYAGAMTNPFTVGVAQGISGLPMFSGIVFRAGVFIALITASIIYVMLYARKVKNNPELSSVHEIDLEYNSHTHAAIAEAQSKGMTTRHKLVLLTFVAAIAVLVYGVLKLGFYIDELAALFVIVGIVAGIAGGLKAGEIADAFLKGCDNMLFACMVIGLCNAVIIITENASIMDTIIHSLSRLLNGLPPAISACAMFVVQDIFNVLVPSGSGQAAITMPIMAPLADVIGVTRQTAVLAFQMGDSFTNVLAPTSGEVIAAIAMAKIPYGKWVKWLLPLFGIWCLIAFASLIIAVTVGYGPF, from the coding sequence CGACCTACATAGTCCCGGCCGGCGTATACGAGCGCGTTATGGACCCGACGACGCAGCGCGAGGTCGTCAACCCGCAGAGTTTCAAATACATCGCCCAGCACCCGGTAGGATTTTTTGAGTTCTTCATGTCAATAACGCTGGGAATGCAGAGAGCCGCCTATATAATCTTCTTCCTCTTCCTCGTCGGCGGCGCTTTCGGCGTAATCGAAGCGACCGGCGCGATGAACGCCTGCCTGGCATCAGTCGTAAAAAGAATGGACGGCCGCGAGCTCGTAGTCATCCCCGTCTGCATGATCATCTTCGGCTGCGGCTCGGCCTTCGCCGGTAACTTTGAGGAATATCTGGTCTTCGTCCCCTTGATGATCGCGGTCTGTGTCGCGATGGGGTTCGACTCTCTGACGGCGATCGGCGTAGTTTTCTGCGCCGCGGCGTCGGGCTACGCGGGGGCGATGACGAACCCATTCACCGTCGGCGTCGCGCAGGGGATATCCGGGCTGCCGATGTTCTCCGGCATCGTTTTCCGCGCCGGGGTCTTCATCGCGCTGATAACCGCGAGCATCATTTATGTCATGCTTTACGCGCGCAAGGTCAAAAATAATCCTGAGCTCAGCTCCGTTCACGAGATAGACCTTGAATATAACAGCCACACCCATGCCGCCATCGCCGAAGCCCAAAGCAAGGGCATGACGACGCGCCACAAGCTCGTGCTGCTGACATTCGTCGCCGCCATCGCCGTACTCGTCTACGGCGTGCTCAAACTCGGCTTCTATATCGACGAACTGGCCGCGCTGTTCGTCATTGTCGGCATCGTCGCCGGTATCGCCGGCGGGCTGAAAGCCGGCGAGATCGCTGACGCGTTCCTCAAAGGCTGCGACAATATGCTGTTCGCCTGCATGGTCATCGGCCTATGCAACGCCGTCATCATCATCACGGAAAACGCCTCGATCATGGATACGATAATCCACTCCCTTTCCAGACTGCTCAACGGCCTGCCGCCGGCGATAAGCGCCTGCGCGATGTTCGTCGTTCAAGACATTTTCAACGTCCTCGTCCCCTCTGGTTCGGGGCAGGCGGCGATCACGATGCCGATCATGGCCCCGCTCGCCGACGTCATCGGCGTGACGCGCCAGACGGCGGTCCTGGCCTTTCAGATGGGAGACTCCTTCACAAACGTACTCGCGCCGACCAGCGGCGAAGTCATCGCGGCGATCGCGATGGCGAAAATCCCCTATGGAAAGTGGGTAAAATGGCTGCTGCCGCTATTCGGCATCTGGTGCCTGATCGCCTTCGCATCGCTGATCATCGCGGTCACGGTCGGATACGGGCCCTTTTAA